A stretch of the Photobacterium toruni genome encodes the following:
- the slmA gene encoding nucleoid occlusion factor SlmA translates to MAGTKKSNRREEILQCLAHMLESNQGSQRITTKMLAANVGVSEAALYRHFPSKARMFEGLIEFIEDSITTRINRILDDEKDTLTRLRMVLQLILMFGERNPGLSRIMTGHALMFEQDRLQSRINQLFERVESQLRQILKERKLREGKGFPIEESILAAQLLGQVEGSLSRYVRSNFKYKPTENFDDYWQLLSGQLG, encoded by the coding sequence ATGGCTGGCACCAAAAAAAGCAATCGCCGCGAAGAGATACTTCAGTGTCTTGCTCATATGTTGGAATCAAATCAAGGAAGCCAACGTATTACCACCAAAATGCTGGCGGCTAATGTTGGGGTCTCGGAAGCTGCACTCTATCGCCACTTCCCAAGTAAAGCACGGATGTTTGAAGGCCTGATTGAATTTATCGAAGATTCAATTACTACCCGTATAAACCGTATTCTTGATGACGAAAAAGACACCCTTACTCGTCTGCGTATGGTACTGCAACTGATATTAATGTTTGGTGAACGTAATCCTGGGCTGAGTCGCATCATGACAGGTCACGCACTGATGTTTGAACAAGATCGCTTACAATCACGCATTAATCAGTTATTTGAGCGCGTTGAATCACAATTACGTCAAATCCTTAAAGAGCGCAAATTGCGTGAAGGCAAAGGCTTTCCTATTGAGGAATCCATTTTAGCCGCCCAGTTACTTGGTCAAGTAGAAGGCAGCCTAAGTCGTTATGTTCGTTCAAACTTCAAATATAAGCCAACCGAAAACTTTGACGATTACTGGCAATTGCTTAGTGGTCAGTTAGGTTAA
- the radC gene encoding RadC family protein, whose product MSLKQLPLASRPREKLLSHGSHALTDAELLAIFLRTGIKGMNALELATYLLQEFGSLRALLAADKETFCQVKGLGPAKFALLQAVLAMGDRYLEEILKKDNALTNPQNTRQYLVKKLRHKQREAFYILFLDNQHRVISGEVLFEGTLDCASVYPREVVKRSLELNAAALILAHNHPSGVAEPSQADHRITRKISDSLALVDIRVLDHFVVGEGDVISFAERGWL is encoded by the coding sequence ATGTCGCTTAAGCAATTGCCATTAGCATCACGGCCACGAGAAAAATTATTATCTCATGGTAGTCATGCGCTAACAGATGCCGAATTATTAGCCATTTTTTTGCGTACGGGCATTAAAGGGATGAATGCGTTGGAACTGGCGACGTATTTATTACAAGAATTTGGTTCATTGCGAGCTTTGCTGGCGGCAGATAAAGAGACTTTTTGTCAGGTTAAAGGTTTGGGACCAGCAAAATTTGCACTTTTACAGGCAGTTTTGGCGATGGGTGACCGATATTTAGAAGAAATTTTAAAAAAAGATAATGCGCTCACAAACCCACAAAATACTCGCCAATATTTAGTTAAAAAATTACGCCATAAACAGCGCGAAGCCTTTTATATCCTATTCCTAGACAATCAGCACCGCGTGATTTCAGGTGAGGTATTATTTGAAGGAACACTCGATTGTGCGAGCGTTTATCCACGTGAAGTTGTAAAAAGATCGTTAGAACTTAATGCAGCCGCGTTAATTTTAGCGCATAATCATCCATCAGGCGTTGCTGAACCTAGTCAGGCTGACCATCGAATAACCCGCAAGATCAGCGATTCGCTGGCTTTAGTCGATATTCGTGTTCTGGATCATTTTGTTGTCGGTGAAGGGGATGTTATTTCCTTTGCTGAGCGCGGTTGGCTATAA
- the coaBC gene encoding bifunctional phosphopantothenoylcysteine decarboxylase/phosphopantothenate--cysteine ligase CoaBC: MQTLAGKKILLGISGGIAAYKCAELTRRLIERGAQVQVVMTKAAQEFITPLTMQAVSGNPVASSLLDPSAEASMSHIELAKWADLVLLAPATADLIARISAGMGNDLLSTLCLATDAPIAVAPAMNQQMYRNIATQENLATLQRRGMTLWGPASGEQACGDVGPGRMLEPMQLVHHCEAFFHQEDLSGLTIMITAGPTREAIDPVRYLSNYSSGKMGFAIAEAAAKRGANVTLISGPVNLATPAGVTRIDINSAIEMQQAALTYAVKSQIFIACAAVADFRPAQVATQKMKKQAGNEEMVIQLVKNPDIVASIAALTEQRPFTVGFAAETQNVEHYARGKLTTKNLDLICANDVSVQGQGFNSDTNALHLYWPNGDKALPLATKADLGQQLITEIVALYQHATH, translated from the coding sequence ATGCAAACACTGGCAGGAAAAAAAATCCTTCTCGGCATTAGCGGCGGTATCGCTGCCTATAAATGCGCAGAGCTTACTCGTCGTTTAATCGAACGCGGTGCACAAGTCCAAGTCGTAATGACCAAAGCTGCACAAGAGTTCATTACTCCGTTAACGATGCAAGCGGTGTCAGGTAATCCCGTTGCAAGTAGCTTATTAGACCCTTCTGCTGAAGCCTCTATGAGCCATATTGAATTAGCTAAATGGGCTGACCTGGTTTTATTAGCTCCTGCAACTGCAGATTTAATTGCCCGTATCAGTGCGGGCATGGGGAATGATTTACTCTCAACGCTGTGTCTAGCCACTGACGCTCCAATTGCAGTCGCTCCGGCAATGAACCAACAGATGTACCGTAATATTGCGACTCAAGAGAATCTGGCGACGTTACAGCGTCGAGGAATGACCTTATGGGGACCGGCTAGCGGTGAACAAGCGTGTGGTGATGTTGGTCCAGGGCGAATGTTAGAACCGATGCAACTCGTCCACCATTGTGAAGCGTTCTTCCATCAAGAAGATCTTAGTGGTCTAACTATTATGATCACCGCAGGACCTACCCGTGAAGCGATAGATCCAGTGCGTTACTTAAGTAATTACAGTTCAGGTAAGATGGGATTTGCTATTGCAGAAGCCGCCGCTAAACGTGGTGCTAACGTGACCTTAATTAGCGGTCCAGTTAATCTTGCAACACCTGCTGGTGTCACCCGTATTGATATTAATAGCGCTATTGAAATGCAACAAGCCGCGTTAACTTATGCAGTAAAGAGTCAGATCTTTATTGCCTGCGCTGCAGTAGCCGATTTCCGTCCAGCACAAGTTGCAACGCAAAAAATGAAAAAGCAGGCTGGTAATGAAGAAATGGTGATTCAACTGGTGAAGAATCCAGATATTGTGGCTTCTATTGCAGCACTAACAGAACAGCGTCCCTTCACTGTCGGCTTTGCTGCTGAAACTCAAAATGTAGAGCATTATGCTCGTGGTAAACTAACCACTAAAAATCTCGACCTTATTTGTGCCAATGATGTCTCAGTTCAAGGCCAAGGCTTTAATAGCGACACTAATGCCTTACATTTATACTGGCCTAACGGTGATAAAGCATTACCATTAGCCACTAAAGCCGATCTTGGCCAGCAATTAATTACCGAAATTGTCGCCCTTTATCAACACGCCACGCACTAG
- the mutM gene encoding bifunctional DNA-formamidopyrimidine glycosylase/DNA-(apurinic or apyrimidinic site) lyase, whose protein sequence is MPELPEVEVTRMGITPHVVGQTVTEIIIRNGRLRWPIPDAIKSIEGQVIRKVTRRAKYLLLETDIGYAIVHLGMSGSLRILPAGSAVEKHDHVDVVLGSGEILRYNDPRRFGAWLWQPIGENHSVLEKMGPEPLCDDFNVDYLVAKAKGKRKAIKLLIMDNHIVVGVGNIYANESLFAAGIDPQSPAGKVSFLKLQLLVSEIKTVLKKAIAQGGTTLKDFKNADGKPGYFAQELQVYGKGGQPCPRCREPLIDIKLGQRATVFCGKCQG, encoded by the coding sequence ATGCCTGAATTACCTGAAGTTGAAGTCACGCGAATGGGGATCACTCCACATGTTGTTGGGCAAACGGTAACTGAAATCATTATTCGTAATGGTCGTTTACGATGGCCGATCCCTGATGCAATTAAAAGCATCGAAGGTCAAGTGATTCGAAAAGTCACACGACGGGCAAAATATTTATTATTAGAAACAGATATTGGCTATGCGATTGTCCATCTTGGTATGTCGGGTAGTTTACGTATTTTACCTGCGGGCTCTGCTGTAGAAAAACATGATCATGTCGATGTGGTTTTAGGCAGTGGTGAAATTCTACGTTATAACGATCCTCGTCGCTTTGGCGCATGGTTGTGGCAACCTATAGGGGAAAACCATTCTGTGTTAGAGAAAATGGGCCCAGAGCCGCTCTGTGACGATTTTAATGTGGATTATTTAGTTGCGAAGGCCAAAGGAAAGCGTAAAGCGATTAAATTACTGATCATGGATAATCACATTGTGGTTGGGGTCGGTAATATTTATGCCAATGAATCACTCTTTGCGGCAGGTATTGATCCACAGTCTCCCGCAGGAAAAGTCTCATTTCTAAAATTACAGTTATTGGTCAGTGAAATTAAGACGGTACTTAAAAAAGCAATCGCTCAAGGCGGCACAACGTTAAAAGATTTTAAAAATGCCGATGGTAAGCCGGGCTATTTTGCTCAAGAATTACAAGTTTATGGCAAAGGGGGGCAACCTTGTCCGCGTTGTAGAGAGCCTTTAATCGATATAAAACTCGGCCAGAGAGCCACTGTTTTTTGTGGTAAGTGTCAGGGTTAA
- a CDS encoding glycosyltransferase family 9 protein: protein MALFSTPPRSICILRLSAIGDVCHAIAVVQAIQHQWPTTEITWVAGKVEAQLINALPNIKVISFDKKAGWHGIKQVWQQLKSYRFDALLDMQVALRASVLSLGIKAKYRIGFSKNRTKEGQWLFTNKHLPNTDSVHVLDNMADFARYIGVPFSAPEWNIPLTAEDNSIAEQYIQQPTLVISPAASKDERNWLPERYAAIADYAVTKGLAVILCGSPTEREQQLGQHIISLSKAPIINLIGKTTLLQLTALLRAATVVLAPDSGPAHLATTQNTSVIGLYGHSNPARTGPYLSQPYTVSVYQQVAEQHYGKPLGELPWGARVKGSDIMPQISVAMVREKLDSVLKSSPVILNSQPK from the coding sequence ATGGCTCTATTCTCAACGCCACCACGTTCAATTTGTATTTTACGTTTATCAGCTATTGGTGACGTATGCCATGCGATTGCGGTTGTTCAAGCTATCCAACACCAGTGGCCAACGACTGAAATCACTTGGGTTGCTGGTAAAGTTGAGGCTCAGCTAATCAATGCCTTACCCAATATTAAGGTGATCAGTTTTGATAAAAAAGCTGGCTGGCATGGCATTAAACAGGTTTGGCAACAACTGAAATCATACCGTTTCGATGCGCTGTTAGATATGCAAGTTGCCCTACGTGCAAGTGTACTATCTTTAGGTATTAAAGCTAAGTATCGTATTGGGTTTAGTAAAAATCGCACCAAAGAAGGCCAATGGTTGTTTACTAATAAGCACTTACCCAATACTGACAGTGTTCATGTACTCGATAATATGGCTGATTTTGCGCGTTACATTGGTGTTCCCTTTTCTGCGCCAGAATGGAATATTCCACTTACTGCTGAAGATAACAGTATTGCTGAACAATATATTCAACAACCAACATTAGTGATCTCACCTGCGGCCAGTAAAGATGAACGTAATTGGCTTCCAGAACGCTATGCCGCTATTGCAGATTATGCGGTAACTAAAGGTTTGGCCGTTATATTGTGCGGTTCACCCACGGAGCGTGAGCAACAATTAGGTCAACACATTATTAGCCTTAGTAAGGCACCAATTATAAATTTAATAGGTAAAACCACCCTATTACAGCTTACAGCATTATTACGTGCCGCAACTGTTGTGCTCGCGCCAGATTCAGGTCCTGCACATTTAGCAACCACCCAAAATACATCTGTAATTGGACTTTATGGCCATAGCAATCCAGCGCGCACTGGACCATATTTATCACAGCCATATACTGTTAGTGTTTATCAACAAGTCGCAGAACAACATTACGGAAAACCATTAGGTGAGTTACCATGGGGAGCTCGCGTCAAAGGGAGCGATATCATGCCGCAAATTAGTGTTGCGATGGTCAGAGAAAAATTAGATAGTGTGCTTAAATCATCACCTGTAATATTAAATTCACAACCAAAATAA
- the rpmG gene encoding 50S ribosomal protein L33, translating to MAKGIREKIRLVSSAGTGHFYTTDKNKRNMPGKFEIKKFDPVVRQHVLYKEAKIK from the coding sequence ATGGCTAAAGGCATTCGTGAGAAGATCCGTCTAGTATCATCAGCTGGTACAGGCCACTTCTACACTACCGACAAGAACAAGCGCAACATGCCAGGCAAATTTGAGATCAAGAAATTTGATCCAGTAGTTCGCCAGCACGTGCTTTACAAAGAAGCTAAAATCAAGTAA
- the waaA gene encoding lipid IV(A) 3-deoxy-D-manno-octulosonic acid transferase, whose amino-acid sequence MLVRVIYTLLLALAAPILLWGLYRTKPGKPNFGTRWKEHFGLTPRLTPTTAPIWIHAASVGEAIAIVPVIKALKQSYPEQAIVVTTTTSTGAEQVAKLGDLVEHRYMPIDFSWCVRGFLKTIKPRLLLIVEKELWLNTLSCVHHQKIPTIIVNARLSERSAKRYQSFSFFTRQLINKIDKILCLHDDDAQRFIAIGAQKNQVTVTGSIKYDISIADTVFEQAHQLRQQLGNQRPIFVAASTHQGEDEQVLDAYQTVLQQYPNAMVIIVPRHPERFDSVAKLGQDRGLQVHRRTDTTPIKANTQLYLADTMGEMLVMLATADVTFMGGSLVGEKVGGHNLLEPAAVAKPAITGPSFYNFEDITQQLLAAGAIEICQNSHQLAQQIIILFNDPERQQKMGAQGQKIVLENQGAVKKTITNISHYLADD is encoded by the coding sequence ATGCTAGTTCGCGTTATTTATACCCTACTATTAGCTTTAGCGGCTCCCATCTTATTATGGGGACTGTACCGAACCAAACCTGGCAAACCCAATTTTGGTACTCGTTGGAAAGAACATTTCGGCCTGACCCCTCGACTCACGCCTACTACAGCTCCTATTTGGATCCATGCAGCATCAGTCGGTGAAGCTATTGCGATCGTACCTGTTATCAAAGCACTTAAACAAAGCTATCCTGAACAAGCTATTGTAGTGACAACTACCACCAGCACTGGCGCTGAGCAAGTGGCTAAATTAGGTGACTTAGTTGAACATCGTTATATGCCAATTGATTTTTCGTGGTGTGTGCGTGGATTTTTAAAAACAATCAAGCCAAGATTATTGCTTATCGTTGAAAAAGAATTATGGCTCAATACATTAAGCTGTGTTCACCACCAAAAAATTCCGACGATCATTGTTAATGCACGCTTATCCGAACGTTCGGCAAAACGCTACCAATCGTTTAGTTTTTTTACTCGCCAATTAATCAATAAAATAGATAAAATTCTATGTTTACATGATGATGATGCCCAACGATTTATTGCCATTGGTGCTCAAAAAAATCAGGTGACGGTAACGGGCTCTATCAAATATGACATCAGTATTGCTGACACTGTTTTTGAGCAAGCACATCAACTGCGCCAACAACTCGGTAATCAACGCCCGATTTTTGTCGCAGCGAGCACTCATCAAGGTGAAGATGAACAAGTACTAGATGCCTATCAAACAGTGCTTCAACAATATCCTAATGCGATGGTAATTATTGTGCCTCGCCACCCTGAACGGTTTGATAGTGTGGCTAAACTCGGGCAAGATCGCGGTTTACAAGTCCATCGCCGTACTGACACCACACCAATAAAAGCGAACACTCAATTATACCTCGCAGATACGATGGGAGAAATGTTAGTCATGCTGGCTACTGCTGATGTAACTTTTATGGGGGGAAGTTTAGTTGGTGAAAAAGTGGGTGGACATAATCTATTAGAGCCAGCAGCGGTGGCGAAACCAGCCATTACCGGCCCAAGTTTTTATAATTTTGAAGATATTACTCAACAACTATTGGCTGCAGGTGCAATTGAAATTTGTCAAAATAGTCACCAACTCGCACAACAAATCATAATCTTATTTAATGATCCCGAGCGCCAACAAAAAATGGGCGCACAGGGTCAAAAGATCGTACTTGAAAACCAAGGTGCAGTGAAGAAAACTATTACCAATATTAGCCATTACTTAGCCGATGATTAA
- the coaD gene encoding pantetheine-phosphate adenylyltransferase yields the protein MTTRVIYPGTFDPITNGHLDLIERAAAMFDHVIVGVAFNPSKKPLFSLEERVELAQQITAHLTNVEIVGFSGLLVNFAKEHNANILVRGLRAVSDFEYEFQLANMNRRLMPELETVFLTPAEENSFISSTIVKEVALHKGDVSQFVDPMITQALLAKFTQL from the coding sequence ATGACAACTCGCGTTATCTACCCTGGCACTTTTGATCCAATCACTAACGGTCATCTTGATCTTATCGAGCGCGCAGCTGCAATGTTTGATCATGTCATTGTTGGTGTCGCTTTCAACCCTAGCAAAAAGCCGTTATTCAGTTTAGAAGAGCGAGTAGAGCTGGCTCAGCAAATTACAGCCCATTTAACCAATGTTGAAATTGTTGGTTTTTCAGGTCTACTTGTAAATTTTGCCAAAGAGCACAATGCTAATATTTTAGTACGTGGGTTACGAGCGGTGTCCGATTTTGAATATGAATTTCAACTCGCTAATATGAATCGTCGTTTGATGCCTGAGCTTGAAACGGTCTTTTTAACGCCAGCTGAAGAAAATTCATTTATTTCTTCAACCATTGTTAAAGAAGTCGCATTACATAAGGGGGATGTGAGTCAGTTTGTTGATCCAATGATAACACAAGCTTTGTTGGCTAAATTTACTCAATTATAA
- the rpmB gene encoding 50S ribosomal protein L28 produces the protein MSRVCQVTGKRPVTGNNRSHARNATKRRFLPNLQIHRFWVESEKRFVKLRLTAKGMRIIDKKGIDAVLAEMRVRGENV, from the coding sequence ATGTCCCGAGTATGCCAAGTAACTGGTAAGCGTCCTGTAACGGGTAACAACCGTTCACACGCACGTAATGCCACCAAGCGTCGTTTTCTGCCGAACCTGCAAATTCATCGTTTCTGGGTAGAAAGCGAAAAACGCTTCGTTAAACTACGTCTTACTGCTAAAGGTATGCGTATCATTGATAAGAAAGGTATTGATGCCGTTCTTGCAGAGATGCGTGTCCGCGGCGAGAACGTTTAG
- the pyrE gene encoding orotate phosphoribosyltransferase gives MKAYQRQFIEFALEKGVLKFGEFTLKSGRKSPYFFNAGLFNTGRDLARLGRFYAAALVDAKLEFDVLFGPAYKGIPIATTTAVALADHHDIDTPYCFNRKEAKNHGEGGNLVGSELEGRIMLVDDVITAGTAIRESMEIIKANGADLAGVLVAIDRQEKGQGELSAIQEVERDFGCAVISIVSLGDVVTYLSEQAGMEQHLAAVTAYRVQYGVE, from the coding sequence ATGAAAGCATATCAGCGTCAGTTCATCGAATTTGCCCTAGAAAAAGGCGTATTGAAGTTTGGTGAGTTCACTCTGAAATCCGGCCGTAAGAGTCCGTATTTCTTTAATGCGGGATTATTTAATACTGGTCGTGATCTTGCGCGTCTAGGCCGTTTTTATGCTGCCGCATTGGTTGACGCCAAGCTTGAATTTGATGTGTTGTTTGGCCCTGCGTATAAAGGGATCCCAATTGCAACGACGACGGCAGTCGCACTAGCAGATCACCACGATATTGATACACCTTATTGTTTTAATCGCAAAGAAGCGAAAAACCACGGTGAGGGAGGTAACTTAGTCGGCAGTGAACTAGAAGGCCGCATTATGTTGGTTGACGATGTGATCACCGCAGGTACGGCAATTCGTGAATCAATGGAAATTATTAAAGCTAATGGTGCTGATTTAGCGGGCGTATTGGTTGCGATTGATCGTCAAGAAAAAGGTCAGGGCGAATTATCTGCGATTCAAGAGGTTGAGCGTGATTTTGGTTGTGCGGTAATTTCAATTGTATCGCTAGGTGATGTGGTGACTTATTTAAGTGAACAAGCAGGTATGGAGCAGCATCTAGCCGCTGTAACGGCATACCGTGTTCAATACGGTGTTGAATAA
- a CDS encoding 3-deoxy-D-manno-octulosonic acid kinase: MQEIISNNQAIWFDSDYLSADPHGCFDIEYWRQRDAVIGSAEGRGTTWFVADEKLEMALRHYHRGGLFAKVNNDSYWFSNWHTTRSGAELALLKLLRDGGVNVPRPVAARAVKKGLTYKADILVEKVANSRDLVALLQSHTVAATVWHDIGEIIGKMHDLQVCHTDLNAHNILLDDSQRPWLIDFDKCDCRDGDDWKVENLARLKRSFLKEVDKRAIKWCEDDWIALCDGYAHKNQLRITIS; encoded by the coding sequence GTGCAGGAAATTATCAGTAACAACCAGGCTATTTGGTTTGATAGCGATTATCTAAGTGCAGATCCGCATGGTTGCTTTGATATTGAGTATTGGCGTCAGCGTGATGCAGTTATTGGTTCCGCCGAGGGGCGTGGTACAACATGGTTTGTTGCCGATGAAAAACTGGAGATGGCATTACGTCATTATCATCGTGGTGGGCTGTTTGCTAAAGTGAATAATGACAGCTATTGGTTCTCTAATTGGCATACCACTCGCAGTGGGGCAGAGCTCGCATTATTAAAATTATTACGTGATGGTGGGGTTAATGTGCCACGTCCCGTAGCTGCGCGTGCAGTTAAAAAAGGTCTGACATATAAAGCGGATATTTTGGTGGAGAAGGTTGCTAATAGTCGTGATTTAGTGGCATTGCTACAAAGCCACACCGTCGCGGCAACAGTGTGGCATGATATTGGTGAAATAATTGGTAAAATGCATGATTTGCAAGTCTGCCATACCGATTTAAATGCTCATAATATTTTATTAGACGATAGTCAGCGCCCATGGCTGATTGATTTTGATAAATGTGATTGTCGCGACGGCGATGATTGGAAAGTCGAGAATTTAGCACGTTTAAAGCGCTCTTTTCTCAAAGAAGTCGATAAACGTGCGATTAAGTGGTGCGAAGATGATTGGATTGCTTTGTGTGATGGCTATGCACATAAAAATCAACTTCGTATTACCATCAGCTAA
- a CDS encoding NAD-dependent epimerase, which translates to MKYLVTGVAGFIGSAVTERLCAQGHQVIGIDNLNDYYDVALKHARLNRIAHSNFTFVEMDLADRDAIANLFSEQKFNRVIHFAGQAGVRYSIDNPMAYGDSNLIGYLTILEGCRHHKVEHFIYASSSSVYGLNQKMPFDTADSVDHPVSLYAATKKANELMAHSYSHLYGIPTTGLRFFTVYGPWGRPDMALFKFTNAIMEGKEIDIYNNGNMSRDFTYIDDIVEGVMRIQDVIPQPNAEWTVEANSSATSSAPYRIYNIGHGSPVKLMDYVEALEESLGIEAKKNFMPMQPGDVYMTYADTDDLFAATGYKPAVEVKQGVQAFVDWYREYYNK; encoded by the coding sequence ATGAAGTATTTAGTGACCGGCGTTGCTGGTTTTATTGGTAGCGCGGTTACTGAGCGTTTATGTGCCCAAGGTCATCAAGTGATTGGTATTGATAATCTTAATGATTATTATGATGTCGCTTTGAAGCATGCACGTTTAAACCGGATTGCTCATTCTAATTTTACGTTTGTTGAAATGGATCTTGCAGATCGCGATGCAATCGCAAACTTGTTTTCTGAACAAAAATTTAATCGAGTGATCCATTTTGCAGGTCAAGCTGGTGTTCGTTATTCAATAGATAATCCAATGGCTTATGGTGATAGTAACTTAATTGGCTATTTGACTATCCTTGAAGGTTGTCGTCATCATAAAGTAGAGCATTTTATTTATGCATCATCTAGTTCTGTGTATGGTTTAAATCAAAAAATGCCTTTTGATACTGCTGACAGTGTTGATCATCCAGTATCTTTATATGCGGCAACTAAAAAAGCCAATGAATTGATGGCACACAGTTATTCTCATCTTTACGGTATTCCAACGACAGGATTGCGTTTCTTTACTGTTTACGGTCCGTGGGGCCGTCCAGATATGGCGTTGTTTAAATTTACCAATGCGATAATGGAAGGCAAAGAAATTGATATTTATAACAATGGCAATATGAGCCGCGATTTCACTTATATCGACGATATTGTTGAAGGTGTTATGCGTATTCAGGATGTGATCCCACAGCCTAATGCTGAGTGGACAGTTGAAGCTAATTCATCAGCAACCAGCTCTGCACCATACCGTATTTATAATATTGGCCATGGTAGCCCGGTTAAATTAATGGATTATGTTGAAGCTTTGGAAGAATCGTTAGGTATTGAAGCAAAGAAAAACTTTATGCCAATGCAACCCGGCGATGTTTACATGACGTATGCTGATACTGACGACTTATTTGCAGCAACTGGTTATAAGCCTGCGGTTGAAGTTAAACAAGGCGTGCAGGCTTTTGTTGATTGGTACCGTGAGTATTACAATAAATAA
- the rph gene encoding ribonuclease PH produces the protein MRPSGRSATQVRPITITRNYTAHAEGSVLVEFGNTKVICTASVEENVPRWLKGKGQGWVTAEYGMLPRATHTRNRREAASGKQGGRTMEIQRLIARSLRAAVDLKVLGEQMITVDCDVIQADGGTRTASITGAMVALVDAINYMLEKGMIKKSPLKGMVAAVSVGIYKGEPICDLEYLEDSAAETDMNVVMTEEGKMIEIQGTAEGEAFSHEELLAMLALAKDGITDIISMQKQVLEN, from the coding sequence ATGCGTCCAAGCGGAAGAAGTGCCACTCAGGTTCGTCCAATTACAATTACTCGTAACTATACAGCCCATGCTGAGGGTTCAGTATTGGTTGAATTTGGCAACACTAAAGTAATTTGTACTGCCAGTGTTGAAGAAAATGTGCCGCGTTGGCTTAAAGGTAAAGGCCAAGGTTGGGTGACTGCAGAATATGGTATGTTGCCGCGCGCAACGCATACCCGTAACCGTCGTGAAGCCGCAAGCGGTAAGCAAGGCGGGCGCACCATGGAAATTCAACGTCTGATTGCGCGTAGCTTACGTGCTGCGGTTGATTTGAAAGTGCTTGGTGAGCAAATGATCACCGTTGATTGTGATGTGATTCAAGCTGATGGTGGTACACGCACTGCTTCTATCACTGGCGCAATGGTGGCATTGGTTGATGCGATTAATTACATGCTTGAAAAAGGTATGATTAAGAAAAGCCCGCTTAAAGGGATGGTCGCTGCTGTGTCGGTTGGTATTTATAAAGGTGAGCCAATTTGTGACCTTGAATATCTTGAAGATTCTGCTGCCGAAACTGACATGAATGTTGTCATGACAGAAGAGGGTAAGATGATTGAAATTCAAGGGACCGCCGAAGGTGAGGCATTCAGTCATGAGGAATTGCTGGCAATGCTCGCGTTAGCCAAAGACGGCATAACCGATATTATTTCGATGCAGAAACAAGTATTAGAAAATTAA
- the dut gene encoding dUTP diphosphatase — protein sequence MNTIDLKILDPRVGTEFPLPAYATTGSAGLDLRACLDQALTVASGETHLVATGLAIHIGNPNLAATILPRSGLGHKHGIVLGNLIGLIDSDYQGQLMVSVWNRGDTTFTIEPGDRIAQLVFLPVVQAQFNIVTDFDDASQRGEGGFGHSGRQ from the coding sequence ATGAATACTATCGATCTTAAAATTCTTGACCCTCGCGTTGGAACAGAATTTCCATTACCTGCATATGCAACAACAGGTTCAGCAGGGCTTGATTTACGTGCATGTCTTGATCAAGCATTAACCGTCGCGTCGGGAGAAACTCATTTAGTCGCCACCGGTTTAGCCATTCATATTGGCAACCCAAATCTAGCGGCAACGATTTTACCGCGATCAGGTCTTGGCCATAAACATGGTATCGTCTTAGGTAATCTTATTGGTCTAATCGATTCAGACTATCAAGGTCAATTAATGGTGTCAGTATGGAATCGTGGTGATACAACTTTCACTATTGAACCCGGTGATCGTATTGCACAGTTAGTTTTCCTACCCGTAGTACAAGCGCAGTTTAATATTGTGACTGATTTTGACGATGCAAGTCAGCGTGGTGAAGGTGGCTTTGGTCACTCAGGTCGTCAATAA